Genomic DNA from Plectropomus leopardus isolate mb unplaced genomic scaffold, YSFRI_Pleo_2.0 unplaced_scaffold19535, whole genome shotgun sequence:
CTacaattatattattttccCATATTGTTCAGACCTTGTGTAAATCCAGCTTCAGCCTCCTTCATAAAATACCCAGCTAGTGACCAAGGCTTGACAGGCAGTTGACTTGTGTGATGTCTGATGAGGTCCCAAGTAGACTTCTGTCAGCAGTCAGGCTTTATATTTCAATTCAATATGTTGTGGGTAATTCTAGTAACATGGCTAGTGTACCTTTATATGTCTTAGTAAGCTGATGAAGAGGAAGTCTGTGCTTACCTGCTGGTGTCGGTGTTCTTAGCCCTGGCCCCGCCCCCCGCCCTGCGAGAGccgctggaggaggaggagccgaGTGAATCAGAGGATGAACTGCTGATGCTGTCACTGTCCTGGCCCCGCCCCCAAGATGTTGCTGCCCAGCCGCCCCGGAGCGGCCGCCGGCTGAGTGTGGGGGAACTGTCTGAGGTTGTCTCTGGGGCACTGCTGTCAATACTTGCCATGCCTGTCCAAACAACATGCACATCACATTTACATCTTCATTGTGTGTGcttgttgattattttatgtGGAGGTTAAAGTGACAGTAAATTGTGTTCTGTTTAAAGAACATTGACATTTCTGAGTTTACCagtgtgtttcttcttctgccGGACAGGTGAGCCCCAGCAGCGCTGGCTGTATCCACAGCGTGCCCCCAGTGCCAGACGACTGGGCACTGTGGCCTCGAGCTTAAATGGAGCAGTTTCATTCTGCTGGTTATTTGATAACGAA
This window encodes:
- the LOC121965319 gene encoding zinc finger SWIM domain-containing protein 8-like encodes the protein ILDKLLDRESQTHKPQTLSSFYSSKPAASSQRSPSKHTAASQSGVSGAAGGVSKHTPSSSSATTLPASSSSSSSAAAVAGDEVAQQADLNRIQNSSAGESTAENREHVSDGPSLSNNQQNETAPFKLEATVPSRLALGARCGYSQRCWGSPVRQKKKHTGMASIDSSAPETTSDSSPTLSRRPLRGGWAATSWGRGQDSDSISSSSSDSLGSSSSSGSRRAGGGARAKNTDTSR